The genomic segment CGTGAGGGTGTGTCTGAGACCTCGATCGCGAAGTGGCGTGACCGGTTCCTTGCCGGTGGTCGGGCTGCCCTGTCGGCTGGGAGTCATGGCACGTCGAGTCGTGAGACCCGGCTTGTGGCTGAGGTGGAGGAGTTGACCTCGGCGTTGGGTGAAGCCCATATGGAGCTGCGGTTGTGGCGGAAAAAGGGG from the Acidobacteriota bacterium genome contains:
- a CDS encoding helix-turn-helix domain-containing protein, whose protein sequence is MARPPVVSTEKKTLIVVSILRGEVTMAEAARREGVSETSIAKWRDRFLAGGRAALSAGSHGTSSRETRLVAEVEELTSALGEAHMELRLWRKKG